Proteins co-encoded in one Jeotgalibacillus malaysiensis genomic window:
- a CDS encoding C4-dicarboxylate ABC transporter substrate-binding protein, with product MKKLKLVGATMLIGSVAALSACGSEDSAGGSGEAEYQWKLGWNSGEEGDSKGEAAIAFKEYVEAESDGRIEIEFFPNETYASSPEMIEAVQVGALEMAIPGANELANVVPEYAALSLPFIVETAEEAHAVLDSDIGTELREKATDQGFVALTDTELGFTHITNDVRPINEPSDLEGLSMRSPNDVSLIETFKAFGSSVSTMAYTELYSGLSQGVIDGQFNPLLNIFDQNMHEVQDYLAMTNFTYYYCYMILNQDVFNSLDEDLQQIVMEGAEKARDASREVVAESEQEYFERAQEEFVEVTEPDLAAFQEAAQPVYKEVEDVMGEEIIQDIQSFLEEYRQ from the coding sequence ATGAAAAAGTTGAAATTAGTTGGAGCAACAATGTTAATTGGAAGCGTGGCCGCTTTATCGGCATGCGGAAGTGAAGATAGTGCAGGTGGCTCAGGAGAAGCTGAATACCAGTGGAAGCTTGGCTGGAACTCAGGTGAAGAAGGTGATTCAAAAGGCGAAGCAGCGATTGCATTTAAAGAATATGTAGAAGCAGAATCTGATGGGAGAATTGAAATTGAATTTTTCCCGAATGAAACATACGCTTCATCTCCTGAAATGATTGAAGCTGTTCAGGTAGGTGCACTTGAAATGGCGATCCCGGGAGCAAATGAGCTTGCAAATGTGGTGCCTGAATATGCAGCACTTTCATTACCTTTTATTGTAGAAACAGCTGAAGAGGCACACGCTGTACTTGATAGTGACATTGGTACTGAATTAAGAGAAAAAGCAACTGACCAGGGGTTTGTCGCATTAACTGATACAGAACTCGGATTTACTCATATCACTAATGATGTCCGCCCGATTAACGAGCCTTCAGATCTTGAAGGATTAAGCATGCGTTCACCAAACGATGTGAGCCTGATCGAAACATTTAAAGCGTTCGGCTCTTCAGTTTCTACCATGGCTTATACAGAGCTGTACAGTGGTCTCTCGCAGGGAGTCATCGACGGACAGTTTAACCCATTATTAAATATTTTTGATCAAAATATGCATGAAGTGCAGGATTATCTTGCAATGACAAACTTCACTTACTATTACTGCTATATGATTTTGAATCAGGATGTGTTTAACAGCCTTGATGAAGACCTTCAGCAGATTGTCATGGAGGGTGCTGAAAAAGCACGTGATGCTTCACGTGAAGTGGTGGCAGAAAGTGAGCAGGAATATTTCGAGCGTGCACAGGAAGAGTTTGTAGAAGTAACTGAACCGGACCTTGCAGCTTTCCAGGAAGCAGCTCAACCGGTTTATAAGGAAGTTGAAGATGTTATGGGAGAAGAGATCATTCAGGATATTCAAAGCTTCCTAGAGGAATATCGTCAATAA